In the genome of Muntiacus reevesi chromosome 5, mMunRee1.1, whole genome shotgun sequence, one region contains:
- the E2F8 gene encoding transcription factor E2F8 isoform X2: MENEKENLFFEPHKRGLMKTPLKESTAANIVLAEIQPDFGPLTTPTKPQEISQGEPWTPTANLKMLISAVSPEIRNRDQKRGLFDNRNGLPEVKDCLHEHFSGDEYEKSQPSRKEKSLGLLCHKFLARYPNYPNPAVNNDICLDEVAEELNVERRRIYDIVNVLESLHMVSRLAKNRYTWHGRHNLNQTLGTLKSVGEENKYAEQIMMIKKKEYEQEFDFSKSYSIEDPIIKSNTGQNGHPDMCFVELPGVEFRAASVNSRKDKSLRVMSQKFVMLFLVSTPQIVSLEIAAKILIGEDHVEDLDKSKFKTKIRRLYDIANVLSSLDLIKKVHVTEERGRKPAFKWTGPEISPKPSGLHPVLPFSASDLEARRSSKENCAKNLFSTRGKPNFTRHPSLIKLVKSIESDRRKINSAPSSPIKTHKAESSQNSAPFPSKMAQLAAICKMQLEEQSSEPRKKVKVQLVGSGHCKPVAPLDTPAHAELEMMAPSLIQPLGVVPLLPSPLSPAVPVILPQAPSGPSYAIYLQPAQAQTLTPPPGLSPTVCPTTSSNAMRSKDSADATGENADSDSPKSSASTRPGSLLPGLERQGAKNREREPAGEKGSKRASMLEDSGSKKKFKEDSKAPENVSTTLFPSGYLIPLTQCSTLGAESILSSNENSGTLSPNHRIYSSPIAGVIPVTSSELTAVNFPSFHVTPLKLMVSPTSMAAVPVGNSPALSSSHPVPIQNPSSAIVNFTLQHLGLISPGVQVSASPAPGTAAVSPRVEAVSVTPEHAGAQQGRATKYDASILSQSQPNGQSAVGTGAQQPVPVTPKGSQPVAESFFRTPGGPTKPTGSTCMDFDGANHTSVGTLFIPQRKLEVSTEDVH, from the exons ATGGAGAACGAAAAG GAAAATCTCTTTTTCGAGCCACATAAAAGGGGACTGATGAAAACACCTCTGAAAGAATCCACTGCAGCAAATATAGTGTTGGCAGAGATCCAGCCTGACTTTGGCCCTTTAACCACACCCACCAAGCCCCAGGAGATCTCCCAGGGGGAACCGTGGACACCAACAGCCAACCTCAAAATGCTCATCAGTGCCGTGAGCCCCGAGATCCGCAACAGGGATCAGAAAAGGGGTTTGTTTGACAACAGAAACGGATTACCTGAGGTCAAAGATTGTTTACAT GAACACTTCTCTGGAGATGAATATGAGAAATCTCAACCCAGTCGAAAAGAGAAAAGTTTAGGATTGTTGTGTCATAAGTTTTTAGCTCGATACCCTAACTATCCCAACCCTGCTGTGAATAATGACATCTGTCTTGACGAAGTAGCCGAAGAACTTA ACGTTGAGCGCCGACGCATTTATGATATTGTCAACGTCCTAGAGAGTCTACATATGGTGAGCCGGCTTGCCAAAAACAGGTACACTTGGCATGGGCGACACAACCTCAACCAGACCCTTGGGACTTTGAAAAGCGTCGGGGAGGAGAACAAGTACGCCGAGCAGATTATGATgatcaaaaagaaagaatatgaacAAGAGTTTGACTTTAGTAAGAGTTACAGTATAGAGGATCCCATCATCAAATCAAACACTGGCCAAAATGGACACCCAGACATGTGTTTTGTCGAACTCCCTGGAGTGGAATTTCGGGCAG CCTCTGTAAACAGCCGCAAAGACAAGTCTTTAAGAGTGATGAGCCAAAAATTTGTGATGCTGTTTTTGGTGTCAACGCCTCAGATAGTAAGCTTGGAAATTGCTGCCAAGATTTTAATTGGGGAGGACCATGTGGAAGATTTGGATAAAAGCAAGTTTAAAA caaaAATTAGGAGGTTGTATGATATAGCTAATGTTCTGAGTAGCCTGGATCTTATCAAGAAAGTTCATGTTACAGAGGAAAGAGGCCGAAAACCAGCTTTTAAATGGACAGGCCCAGAAATCAGTCCAAAGCCCAGTG GTCTCCACCCAGTCCTTCCTTTTTCTGCCTCTGATTTGGAAGCGAGGCGGTCTTCAAAAGAGAACTGTGCCAAAAACCTCTTTTCCACACGTGGGAAACCAAACTTCACTCGACACCCATCTCTCATCAAACTGGTAAAGAGCATAGAGAGTGACCGGAGAAAGATAAATTCTGCTCCCAGTAGCCCTATCAAAACCCACAAAG CTGAGAGCTCTCAGAATTCTGCACCTTTCCCAAGTAAAATGGCTCAGCTCGCAGCTATCTGCAAAATGCAGTTAGAAGAGCAATCAAG TGAacccagaaagaaagtgaaggtaCAGCTGGTAGGATCTGGGCACTGCAAACCTGTGGCCCCTCTGGACACTCCAGCCCATGCCGAGCTAGAGATGATGGCACCGTCCCTCATCCAGCCCCTGGGGGtggtccccctcctccccagcccgtTGTCACCGGCAGTGCCTGTGATCCTACCTCAGGCCCCTTCAGGCCCATCGTATGCCATCTACTTGCAGCCTGCCCAGGCCCAAACTCTAACGCCACCCCCAGGCCTGAGCCCCACGGTCTGCCCCACCACCTCTTCTAACGCGATGAGGTCAAAAGACTCCGCTGATGCCACCGGTGAGAACGCAGACAGTGACTCCCCAAAGTCCAGTGCGTCCACCAGGCCTGGAAGTTTGCTGCCCGGGCTGGAGAGACAAGGTGCAAAGAACCGAGAGAGGGAGCCAGCTGGAGAAAAAGGCTCAAAGAGGGCGAGCATGCTCGAGGACAGTGGTtccaaaaagaaatttaaagaagacTCGAAAGCTCCTGAAAATGTCTCCACA aCCTTGTTCCCATCAGGATACCTAATCCCTCTCACCCAGTGCTCAACCCTGGGGGCAGAGTCCATTCTGTCTAGTAATGAAAACTCAGGTACACTTTCCCCAAATCACAGGATCTACAGCTCCCCGATTGCAG GTGTTATTCCAGTGACATCATCTGAACTCACTGCTGTTAATTTTCCCTCTTTTCATGTAACACCTTTGAAGCTAATGGTCTCACCAACTTCCATGGCAGCCGTCCCTGTCGGGAACAGCCCGGCTCTCTCTTCGAGCCACCCAGTTCCCATCCAGAACCCGAGCTCAGCCATTGTAAACTTCACCCTGCAGCACTTGGGCCTCATCTCCCCCGGGGTGCAGGTGTCTGCCAGCCCCGCACCCGGAACCGCTGCCGTGTCGCCAAGAGTAGAGGCTGTTAGTGTCACACCCGAACATGCAGGCGCTCAGCAAGGAAGGGCCACCAAGTATGACGCGTCCATCCTGAGCCAGAGCCAACCAAACGGACAATCAGCTGTAGGGACAGGGGCACAACAG CCTGTTCCTGTGACACCCAAAGGGTCCCAGCCAGTGGCCGAAAGCTTCTTCCGTACTCCAGGTGGACCAACAAAGCCAACAGGCTCCACCTGCATGGATTTTGATGGTGCTAATCACACCTCTGTAGGAACTCTCTTCATCCCACAGCGAAAACTGGAAGTCTCAACAGAGGATGTCCATTAA
- the E2F8 gene encoding transcription factor E2F8 isoform X1: protein MENEKENLFFEPHKRGLMKTPLKESTAANIVLAEIQPDFGPLTTPTKPQEISQGEPWTPTANLKMLISAVSPEIRNRDQKRGLFDNRNGLPEVKDCLHEHFSGDEYEKSQPSRKEKSLGLLCHKFLARYPNYPNPAVNNDICLDEVAEELNVERRRIYDIVNVLESLHMVSRLAKNRYTWHGRHNLNQTLGTLKSVGEENKYAEQIMMIKKKEYEQEFDFSKSYSIEDPIIKSNTGQNGHPDMCFVELPGVEFRAASVNSRKDKSLRVMSQKFVMLFLVSTPQIVSLEIAAKILIGEDHVEDLDKSKFKTKIRRLYDIANVLSSLDLIKKVHVTEERGRKPAFKWTGPEISPKPSVLEAWKSKMKLLAESVSGLHPVLPFSASDLEARRSSKENCAKNLFSTRGKPNFTRHPSLIKLVKSIESDRRKINSAPSSPIKTHKAESSQNSAPFPSKMAQLAAICKMQLEEQSSEPRKKVKVQLVGSGHCKPVAPLDTPAHAELEMMAPSLIQPLGVVPLLPSPLSPAVPVILPQAPSGPSYAIYLQPAQAQTLTPPPGLSPTVCPTTSSNAMRSKDSADATGENADSDSPKSSASTRPGSLLPGLERQGAKNREREPAGEKGSKRASMLEDSGSKKKFKEDSKAPENVSTTLFPSGYLIPLTQCSTLGAESILSSNENSGTLSPNHRIYSSPIAGVIPVTSSELTAVNFPSFHVTPLKLMVSPTSMAAVPVGNSPALSSSHPVPIQNPSSAIVNFTLQHLGLISPGVQVSASPAPGTAAVSPRVEAVSVTPEHAGAQQGRATKYDASILSQSQPNGQSAVGTGAQQPVPVTPKGSQPVAESFFRTPGGPTKPTGSTCMDFDGANHTSVGTLFIPQRKLEVSTEDVH, encoded by the exons ATGGAGAACGAAAAG GAAAATCTCTTTTTCGAGCCACATAAAAGGGGACTGATGAAAACACCTCTGAAAGAATCCACTGCAGCAAATATAGTGTTGGCAGAGATCCAGCCTGACTTTGGCCCTTTAACCACACCCACCAAGCCCCAGGAGATCTCCCAGGGGGAACCGTGGACACCAACAGCCAACCTCAAAATGCTCATCAGTGCCGTGAGCCCCGAGATCCGCAACAGGGATCAGAAAAGGGGTTTGTTTGACAACAGAAACGGATTACCTGAGGTCAAAGATTGTTTACAT GAACACTTCTCTGGAGATGAATATGAGAAATCTCAACCCAGTCGAAAAGAGAAAAGTTTAGGATTGTTGTGTCATAAGTTTTTAGCTCGATACCCTAACTATCCCAACCCTGCTGTGAATAATGACATCTGTCTTGACGAAGTAGCCGAAGAACTTA ACGTTGAGCGCCGACGCATTTATGATATTGTCAACGTCCTAGAGAGTCTACATATGGTGAGCCGGCTTGCCAAAAACAGGTACACTTGGCATGGGCGACACAACCTCAACCAGACCCTTGGGACTTTGAAAAGCGTCGGGGAGGAGAACAAGTACGCCGAGCAGATTATGATgatcaaaaagaaagaatatgaacAAGAGTTTGACTTTAGTAAGAGTTACAGTATAGAGGATCCCATCATCAAATCAAACACTGGCCAAAATGGACACCCAGACATGTGTTTTGTCGAACTCCCTGGAGTGGAATTTCGGGCAG CCTCTGTAAACAGCCGCAAAGACAAGTCTTTAAGAGTGATGAGCCAAAAATTTGTGATGCTGTTTTTGGTGTCAACGCCTCAGATAGTAAGCTTGGAAATTGCTGCCAAGATTTTAATTGGGGAGGACCATGTGGAAGATTTGGATAAAAGCAAGTTTAAAA caaaAATTAGGAGGTTGTATGATATAGCTAATGTTCTGAGTAGCCTGGATCTTATCAAGAAAGTTCATGTTACAGAGGAAAGAGGCCGAAAACCAGCTTTTAAATGGACAGGCCCAGAAATCAGTCCAAAGCCCAGTG ttctggaggcttggaagtccaagatgaagTTGCTGGCAGaatcagtgtctg GTCTCCACCCAGTCCTTCCTTTTTCTGCCTCTGATTTGGAAGCGAGGCGGTCTTCAAAAGAGAACTGTGCCAAAAACCTCTTTTCCACACGTGGGAAACCAAACTTCACTCGACACCCATCTCTCATCAAACTGGTAAAGAGCATAGAGAGTGACCGGAGAAAGATAAATTCTGCTCCCAGTAGCCCTATCAAAACCCACAAAG CTGAGAGCTCTCAGAATTCTGCACCTTTCCCAAGTAAAATGGCTCAGCTCGCAGCTATCTGCAAAATGCAGTTAGAAGAGCAATCAAG TGAacccagaaagaaagtgaaggtaCAGCTGGTAGGATCTGGGCACTGCAAACCTGTGGCCCCTCTGGACACTCCAGCCCATGCCGAGCTAGAGATGATGGCACCGTCCCTCATCCAGCCCCTGGGGGtggtccccctcctccccagcccgtTGTCACCGGCAGTGCCTGTGATCCTACCTCAGGCCCCTTCAGGCCCATCGTATGCCATCTACTTGCAGCCTGCCCAGGCCCAAACTCTAACGCCACCCCCAGGCCTGAGCCCCACGGTCTGCCCCACCACCTCTTCTAACGCGATGAGGTCAAAAGACTCCGCTGATGCCACCGGTGAGAACGCAGACAGTGACTCCCCAAAGTCCAGTGCGTCCACCAGGCCTGGAAGTTTGCTGCCCGGGCTGGAGAGACAAGGTGCAAAGAACCGAGAGAGGGAGCCAGCTGGAGAAAAAGGCTCAAAGAGGGCGAGCATGCTCGAGGACAGTGGTtccaaaaagaaatttaaagaagacTCGAAAGCTCCTGAAAATGTCTCCACA aCCTTGTTCCCATCAGGATACCTAATCCCTCTCACCCAGTGCTCAACCCTGGGGGCAGAGTCCATTCTGTCTAGTAATGAAAACTCAGGTACACTTTCCCCAAATCACAGGATCTACAGCTCCCCGATTGCAG GTGTTATTCCAGTGACATCATCTGAACTCACTGCTGTTAATTTTCCCTCTTTTCATGTAACACCTTTGAAGCTAATGGTCTCACCAACTTCCATGGCAGCCGTCCCTGTCGGGAACAGCCCGGCTCTCTCTTCGAGCCACCCAGTTCCCATCCAGAACCCGAGCTCAGCCATTGTAAACTTCACCCTGCAGCACTTGGGCCTCATCTCCCCCGGGGTGCAGGTGTCTGCCAGCCCCGCACCCGGAACCGCTGCCGTGTCGCCAAGAGTAGAGGCTGTTAGTGTCACACCCGAACATGCAGGCGCTCAGCAAGGAAGGGCCACCAAGTATGACGCGTCCATCCTGAGCCAGAGCCAACCAAACGGACAATCAGCTGTAGGGACAGGGGCACAACAG CCTGTTCCTGTGACACCCAAAGGGTCCCAGCCAGTGGCCGAAAGCTTCTTCCGTACTCCAGGTGGACCAACAAAGCCAACAGGCTCCACCTGCATGGATTTTGATGGTGCTAATCACACCTCTGTAGGAACTCTCTTCATCCCACAGCGAAAACTGGAAGTCTCAACAGAGGATGTCCATTAA